The genomic DNA ATAATCCGTGTCGTCAATCGAGAATAAAAACGTGCAGTCGGAATTGACACCAATTTGCGCCAGCGTCGGGTAGAGAACCCCCTCTCCGCTTTTGTGGCACAATACGGCATTTTTGTCGAAAACAAATACCGTGTCGTTATCTCGGGGGCTTTTTACATGAAAGGCGTTGTCATATTTCTTTGGTGCAATATCCTGTATCACGCGCGAAACTTCCTTTGTTGTTAATTTTAACAGCGGCGCAAAGTGGTCGCTGTCAATGTTACAGCGATTATACCACCCCGGCGCAAAAAAGTCATGCCCATGCGTTTAAATATCTTTGTCGTCGCGCTGCGATGTGTGTGGCATTTAACCCGTTACCAAACACACCTTACCGCCATTGGTTTAACGTATTAGAATATATATGACATTATATGCTTTAAAGGTACTCGTTTCTATGCAAAATGCAAATCCGATATATACTTAAAAGCATAAGACCCGATAGGGGAGCGGGCGCTTTCCTGGGTCAAATCGGCATTTTCTCCGCGACCGCCTAGTGCTTTAAAAAGCGATAAATGCTATAATATTAAAACATACAACAAAACGCCAGTACATCATGACTTTTGCGTACGTCCCGTTCATGGGGACGTACATTTAAATAAGGAGGAGTCGAAACCTATGGAAGAAATCAAAATGCGTCGAAGCATTAGAAAATATCAGGACAAACCGCTCGATAACGAGCTGATTCTAAAACTGCTGGGAAGTGCACGACTAGCACCTTCGGGTAGCAACAATCAGCCGTGGGAATTTATTGTCGTCCAGTCAGAAGAAACCCGTCGTCTGTTAACTGAAGTGGCGCATAATCAGAAATGGATGCTAACGGCACCGGTATTCATCATTTGTATTGCGGATGGCCGTAGCCGAATTCCGGAGGATGTCGAGCTGTTTTTCACCGAGGAAAGCCCACAGGAGGAACTCAAGCAGATCATACGTGATACGGCTATCGCTACCCAAAATTTGTTGCTAGAAGCGCACCATCTTGGTCTTGGCGCTTGCTGGGTCGCATGGTATAGGCAGGAGGACATCCGCCCTGTTTTAAATATTCCGTCAGATAAATACGTCTGCGGCATTGTCACGGTCGGTTATCCTGCGGAGACACCAGAGCCGCACCCAAGAAAACCACTTGAGAGCATGGTCCGGTACGAAATGTGGGAATAGTCCGGCTTTCTACTTTCTTGATATGGTTTTCTTATTTTAGAGTTGGCAACAACCAGATTCCTATGGCCTAATAAATAGAAACAGCACAAAAACCCGCCGGAGGGGGCAGGTTTTTGTGCGCCAAAACCCTTTGTATGGGATTTTTCAATATCAGTATTATCGTTTTAATTAAAAGCTATGGACGCATCGGATCTTTGATACACAAAATCATGTATAGAACCACGTTGTCAGTCATGCGCTTCCTGTGCTTCCGCTTTGGTCGCGTGAATAGTGCCGTGCGCATGTGCGGGCGGCGCATAGATCGTATAGACCTTGATCGGCCGAGTGCCGGTGTTAATCAGGTTGTGCCATGTCCCAGCCGGAACAACAAATGCAAAGCCGTCAAAAACGTTTCGACGCAGTGTCAGGTTGTCTTGAGCATCTCCCATCATCACCATGCCCTGCCCCTGCTCAACGCGGATAAATTGATCAACCTCGGGGTGAACCTCCAAACCGATTGATTCGCCGGGGTTGATGCTCATCAGCACCAGCTGAAGATTGTCACCGGTCCAAAGCACCGTGCGGAACATACTGTTCTGTTTAGTGGCTCGGTCAATATTGATAACAAACGGCCTGGGGCCATAATCGGTTAGCAGCGCATTGCCGCCGGAATTCATATTGTTCATCTGCATGCATATGTACGCCCTTTCAGTGTTTTATAACATCATATGCTTATTAGTTTTTAGACGTGTTAAATCAATATTCGAGAAGTCTAACAGCGCTTTAAAAAGCCGTGCCTTCAGTTTGAAAGCACGGCTGATTTCTTTTTAATATATTCTAGTAGACAAAAGCTGAAACGCCACTTTTAAGACTTTTTGGCAACGAGAGACGCAGTCACAAACTCCCTGAACAGCGGATGGGCATGATTAGGACGGCTCTTGAACTCAGGATGATACTGAACA from Oscillospiraceae bacterium MB24-C1 includes the following:
- a CDS encoding nitroreductase family protein; protein product: MEEIKMRRSIRKYQDKPLDNELILKLLGSARLAPSGSNNQPWEFIVVQSEETRRLLTEVAHNQKWMLTAPVFIICIADGRSRIPEDVELFFTEESPQEELKQIIRDTAIATQNLLLEAHHLGLGACWVAWYRQEDIRPVLNIPSDKYVCGIVTVGYPAETPEPHPRKPLESMVRYEMWE